Proteins encoded within one genomic window of Setaria italica strain Yugu1 chromosome IV, Setaria_italica_v2.0, whole genome shotgun sequence:
- the LOC101763247 gene encoding pectate lyase: MAALIIRSPLLSILFYYVLATAVAAAAAAAASNVTSDEEYWAERAEEARANNRAAYVSDPIAAMNRFNTETLRATTRRSLRRYQGPCAATNPIDSCWRCRADWATDRQRLALCARGFGHKTTGGAGGKIYIVTDASDDEMIIPRKGTLRYGVIQGRPLWIVFARDMVVRLRQELIVSDNKTIDGRGAQVHITGAQITLQSVSHVIIHNVHIHHSAPHSGGIIRDSKRHYGLRTRSDGDGISVLSSSNVWIDHVSMYRCSDGLIDVVNGSTGITVSNSHFTKHDHVMLFGASNDNPQDRMMQVTVAFNHFGKGLVQRMPRCRYGFFHVVNNDYTHWQMYAIGGNKNPTIISQGNRFIAPDDPNAKEVTKREYTPYSEYKDWVWKSQGDVMMNGAFFNESGGQNERKYDQLDFIPARHGSYVGELTKFAGTLNCRAGKPC; encoded by the coding sequence ATGGCGGCCCTAATAATCAGGAGCCCCCTTCTGTCCATTCTCTTCTATTACGTCCTCGCCacggccgtcgcggcggcggcggcggcggcggcgtcgaacgTCACCTCCGACGAGGAGTACTGGGCggagcgggcggaggaggcccgGGCGAACAACCGCGCCGCCTACGTCAGCGACCCCATCGCCGCcatgaaccgcttcaacacggAGACGCTCCGGGCCACGACGCGGCGGTCGCTGCGGAGGTACCAGGGCCCGTGCGCGGCGACGAACCCCATCGACAGCTGCTGGCGGTGCCGCGCCGACTGGGCCACCGACCGGCAGCGGCTGGCGCTGTGCGCGCGCGGGTTCGGGCACAAGaccaccggcggcgccggcggcaagaTCTACATCGTCACGGACGCGAGCGACGACGAGATGATCATCCCCCGGAAGGGCACCCTCCGGTACGGCGTGATCCAGGGCCGGCCGCTGTGGATCGTGTTCGCGCGCGACATGGTGGTGCGGCTCCGTCAGGAGCTCATCGTGAGCGACAACAAGACCAtcgacggccgcggcgcgcaGGTCCACATCACCGGCGCGCAGATCACGCTGCAGAGCGTGTCGCACGTGATCATCCACAACGTGCACATCCACCACTCGGCGCCGCACTCGGGGGGCATTATCCGGGACTCGAAGCGCCACTACGGGCTGCGTACCCggagcgacggcgacggcatcTCCGTGCTCTCGTCCAGCAACGTCTGGATCGACCACGTGTCCATGTACCGGTGCTCCGACGGGCTCATCGACGTCGTCAACGGGTCCACGGGGATCACCGTCTCCAACAGCCACTTCACCAAGCACGACCACGTGATGCTGTTCGGGGCCAGCAACGACAACCCGCAGGACAGGATGATGCAGGTCACCGTCGCCTTCAACCACTTCGGCAAGGGGCTCGTGCAGCGGATGCCGCGCTGCCGCTACGGATTCTTCCACGTCGTGAACAACGACTACACGCACTGGCAGATGTACGCCATCGGCGGCAACAAGAACCCCACCATCATCAGCCAGGGGAACCGGTTCATCGCCCCCGACGACCCCAACGCCAAGGAGGTGACCAAGAGGGAGTACACGCCCTACAGCGAGTACAAGGATTGGGTGTGGAAGTCGCAGGGGGACGTCATGATGAACGGGGCCTTCTTCAACGAGTCCGGCGGACAGAACGAGCGCAAGTACGACCAGCTCGACTTCATCCCGGCAAGGCACGGAAGCTACGTCGGCGAGCTCACCAAGTTCGCCGGCACGCTCAACTGCCGCGCCGGCAAGCCGTGCTAG